A window of Castanea sativa cultivar Marrone di Chiusa Pesio chromosome 1, ASM4071231v1 contains these coding sequences:
- the LOC142612656 gene encoding uncharacterized protein LOC142612656, giving the protein MAFQSGRFVGFLERFNRTRYHSHYLSSPTSIFPFPFSTLDDQPSPNPIKNEINPKERFVLDQLSELLPIPRNSSAPNPFRFSENPTKQVAEFRAVDGFLLPEEKLRGVFLQKLKGKTAIEQALTNVGIELSLDIVARVVNTGNLGGEAMVMFFNWAIKNPAIAKDINSYRVIIKALGRRIFFKFVMEILRDMKMEGVSLDLETLSFVLDSFVRAHRVSKAIQMFGNVEEFGLKCNTECLNVLLQCMCHRSHVGAANSFLNSVKGKIPFDCMTYNVIIGGWSKLGRVSETESVLKAMLVDGFSPDCLTFSYLIEGLGRAGRIDDAVEIFEHMKEKGCVPDTGTYNAMIFNSISVGDFDGCMKYYKSMLSNNCDPDVITYTKLIAAFLKAHKVADALELFDEMLNRGLIPCTGTVTSFLEPLCSYGPPHAAMLIYKKARKVGCRISLSAYKLLLMRLSRFGKCGMLLSMWDEMQECGYSSDMEVYEYVINGLCNIGQLENAVLVMEESLRKGFCPSRLIYSKLNNKLLALNKVERAYKLYLKIKDARRDENARRYWRANGWHF; this is encoded by the coding sequence ATGGCGTTTCAATCCGGACGATTTGTCGGATTTCTCGAGCGCTTCAACAGAACCAGGTACCATTCCCACTACCTCTCTTCACCTACTTCAAtttttccatttccattttCAACTCTAGATGACCAGCCATCACCGAATCCCATCAAGAACGAAATAAATCCCAAGGAACGTTTTGTTCTTGACCAGCTCTCTGAGCTTTTACCAATCCCTCGTAACTCTTCAGCACCAAACCCATTTAGATTTTCTGAAAATCCCACAAAACAAGTAGCTGAATTTAGAGCAGTTGATGGTTTTTTATTGCCCGAAGAGAAATTACGAGGGGTTTTCCTTCAGAAACTGAAGGGTAAAACTGCAATCGAGCAGGCTTTAACGAATGTTGGTATTGAATTGAGTCTTGACATTGTTGCTAGAGTAGTGAACACAGGGAATTTAGGTGGTGAAGCAATGGTTATGTTTTTCAATTGGGCGATTAAGAACCCGGCTATAGCTAAGGACATTAATAGTTACCGTGTGATTATCAAAGCGTTaggaagaagaattttttttaagtttgttatGGAAATATTGCGTGACATGAAAATGGAAGGCGTGAGCCTTGATTTAGAGACTCTATCATTTGTATTGGACAGTTTTGTTAGAGCTCATAGAGTGTCGAAAGCAATACAAATGTTTGGAAATGTAGAAGAGTTTGGGTTGAAATGTAATACCGAGTGTTTGAATGTGCTTTTACAATGTATGTGTCATAGATCCCATGTTGGTGCTGCAAACTCGTTTTTGAATTCAGTTAAAGGGAAGATACCATTTGATTGTATGACGTATAATGTTATTATTGGCGGGTGGTCAAAATTGGGTAGAGTTAGTGAAACTGAGAGTGTATTGAAAGCAATGTTAGTGGATGGGTTTAGTCCTGATTGTTTGACTTTCAGTTACCTTATTGAGGGTTTAGGGAGGGCTGGTCGGATTGATGATGCTGTTGAGATTTTTGAGCACATGAAGGAGAAAGGTTGTGTGCCAGACACTGGAACTTACAATGCAATGATATTTAACTCTATATCTGTTGGAGATTTTGATGGGTGTATGAAGTATTATAAGAGTATGTTGAGTAATAACTGTGACCCGGATGTTATTACTTATACCAAATTAATTGCTGCCTTTCTTAAAGCCCATAAAGTGGCCGATGCACTTGAGTTGTTTGATGAGATGTTGAATCGTGGTCTTATTCCCTGTACTGGGACTGTAACCTCCTTCCTTGAACCTTTGTGCAGCTATGGTCCGCCCCATGCTGCTATGTTGATTTacaaaaaagcaagaaaagttGGATGTAGAATATCGTTGAGTGCTTATAAGCTATTGCTTATGCGGCTTTCTAGGTTTGGTAAATGCGGAATGTTGTTAAGCATGTGGGATGAGATGCAAGAATGCGGTTATTCTTCAGATATGGAAGTTTATGAGTATGTCATCAATGGACTTTGCAACATAGGGCAGCTTGAAAATGCTGTACTTGTTATGGAAGAGTCTTTGCGGAAGGGGTTTTGCCCTAGCAGGCTTATATATAGCaaactaaataacaaattattggCTTTGAATAAGGTAGAAAGGGCTTACAAGCTATATTTGAAGATCAAAGATGCTCGTCGTGATGAAAATGCTAGGAGATATTGGCGTGCTAATGGGTGGCACTTCTGA